One Erythrobacter sp. SDW2 genomic region harbors:
- a CDS encoding M24 family metallopeptidase, with protein MQGLVRILLALAAIAAPAMVQAAPRLPMSDIEQASPEMPRILPMRERAEMVDRILAERLDTVIPAIMREQGIDLWLLMSREYFEEPVLATMLDAENMHARRRTILILYDPGEGKPVERLTVSRYGLADLFGSAWDPARQPDQWQAVAEIIAARDPQKIAINTSDITAFGDGMTLSQYQAMIAALPETYRQRIVSGEKLSIRWLESRTPLELEIYPGIVRIAHALIARAFSREVITPGQTTAADVQWWYRETLAGLGLEAWFHPSIGIQRQGVIGMLDGDTVIQPGDLLWTDFGLTYLRLNTDTQHLAYVLKPGETSAPAGLVQGLQGTNRVQDILLASFRAGASGNDILAAARKQALAEGLDPSIYSHPIGFYGHGAGTAIGFWDNQNGDPRGEYLVLAGTTWSIELTTYAAVPEWDGQRVDFRSEEDAYFDGETVRFLDGRQTELTLIPSD; from the coding sequence ATGCAGGGACTGGTTCGGATATTGCTGGCACTGGCGGCAATCGCTGCCCCTGCCATGGTCCAAGCAGCCCCCCGCTTGCCGATGTCGGACATCGAACAGGCCTCGCCCGAGATGCCCCGCATCCTGCCGATGCGCGAGCGGGCGGAGATGGTTGACCGCATCCTGGCCGAGCGTCTCGACACCGTCATCCCCGCGATCATGCGCGAACAGGGCATCGATCTGTGGCTGCTGATGTCGCGCGAGTATTTCGAGGAACCGGTGCTCGCGACCATGCTCGACGCGGAAAACATGCATGCGCGGCGGCGGACGATTCTGATCTTATATGATCCGGGCGAAGGCAAGCCGGTCGAGCGGCTGACGGTCAGCCGCTATGGCCTGGCCGATCTGTTCGGCTCGGCGTGGGACCCGGCGCGGCAGCCCGACCAGTGGCAGGCGGTGGCCGAGATCATCGCCGCGCGTGACCCGCAGAAGATCGCCATCAACACTTCGGACATCACCGCGTTTGGCGATGGCATGACGCTGAGCCAGTACCAGGCGATGATTGCCGCCTTGCCCGAGACATACCGGCAGCGGATCGTCTCGGGCGAAAAGCTGTCGATCCGCTGGCTGGAAAGCCGCACGCCACTGGAGCTGGAGATTTATCCCGGGATCGTGCGGATCGCCCATGCGCTGATCGCCAGGGCGTTCTCGCGCGAGGTCATCACTCCGGGCCAGACGACCGCTGCCGATGTGCAATGGTGGTACCGCGAAACGCTGGCCGGTTTGGGGCTGGAGGCATGGTTTCACCCCTCTATCGGCATCCAGCGGCAGGGGGTGATAGGCATGTTGGACGGTGACACGGTGATTCAGCCCGGCGATCTGCTGTGGACCGATTTCGGGCTGACCTATCTGCGGCTCAACACCGACACCCAGCATCTCGCCTATGTGCTGAAGCCGGGCGAGACGTCAGCGCCCGCCGGACTGGTCCAAGGGCTGCAGGGCACCAACCGGGTGCAGGATATCCTGCTCGCCTCGTTCCGGGCCGGGGCGAGCGGCAACGACATCCTCGCTGCCGCGCGCAAGCAGGCGCTCGCCGAAGGACTCGACCCGTCGATCTACAGCCATCCCATCGGCTTCTATGGCCACGGCGCTGGGACTGCCATCGGGTTCTGGGACAACCAGAACGGCGACCCCCGTGGTGAGTATCTTGTCCTTGCGGGCACGACCTGGTCGATCGAGTTGACGACCTATGCTGCGGTTCCCGAATGGGACGGTCAGCGGGTCGATTTCCGGTCGGAAGAGGATGCGTATTTCGATGGCGAAACCGTCCGCTTCCTCGACGGCAGGCAGACCGAGCTGACTCTGATCCCTTCGGATTAG
- a CDS encoding amidohydrolase yields MTEAILEPDLPIIDPHHHLWDLRAMLPMLQEPHHDFVAALVDAAYYTFDELQADTKGGLPGGHNIVGTCFMECGAFYNAAYGDAKKVVGEVEFVNGVAAQGASGLYGDYRPCHAILGHADLSLGDGARPVLEALMAASPRFRGIRHQGAWDADHAVLGAPFHAPEGLYRDSTFREGFRHVGELGLTFDAWILEPQIGDVTDLARAFPDQPIVLDHCGTPLNIASYRGKLHENFDRWRRSIHELAQCPNVTVKLGGLAMAFCGLPEDGPAKGYGSEHLAALWRPYIETCIEAFGPERGMFESNYPVDRWGASYDVLWNTFKLLARGHSEDEKRALFAGTAARVYGIEDLLA; encoded by the coding sequence ATGACCGAAGCGATTCTCGAACCCGATCTGCCCATCATCGATCCGCACCATCACCTGTGGGACCTGCGGGCCATGCTGCCGATGTTGCAGGAACCGCATCACGATTTCGTCGCGGCTCTGGTCGATGCGGCCTATTACACCTTCGACGAATTGCAGGCCGATACCAAGGGCGGCCTCCCCGGCGGGCACAATATCGTCGGCACCTGCTTCATGGAATGCGGCGCCTTCTACAATGCGGCCTATGGCGATGCGAAAAAGGTCGTCGGCGAGGTCGAGTTCGTCAACGGCGTTGCGGCGCAGGGGGCGAGCGGGCTTTATGGCGACTATCGCCCGTGCCACGCGATCCTTGGCCACGCCGACCTGTCATTGGGCGACGGCGCGCGGCCGGTGCTCGAGGCGCTTATGGCCGCCAGCCCCCGCTTCAGGGGCATCCGCCATCAGGGTGCGTGGGATGCCGATCACGCCGTGCTGGGCGCGCCGTTCCACGCGCCAGAGGGACTGTATCGCGACAGCACCTTCCGCGAAGGCTTCCGGCATGTCGGGGAACTGGGTCTGACCTTCGATGCCTGGATCCTCGAGCCGCAAATCGGCGACGTGACCGATCTTGCCCGTGCCTTCCCGGATCAGCCGATCGTGCTCGACCACTGCGGGACGCCGCTCAATATCGCCAGCTATCGCGGCAAGCTGCACGAGAATTTCGACCGCTGGCGGCGCAGCATCCACGAGCTGGCCCAGTGCCCCAATGTGACGGTCAAGCTTGGCGGGCTGGCCATGGCCTTCTGCGGCCTGCCCGAGGACGGTCCGGCCAAGGGCTACGGCTCGGAGCATCTTGCGGCGCTGTGGCGGCCGTATATCGAAACCTGCATCGAAGCCTTCGGGCCCGAGCGCGGGATGTTCGAGAGCAACTATCCGGTCGACCGCTGGGGCGCGAGCTACGACGTGCTGTGGAACACTTTCAAGTTGCTCGCCCGTGGCCATTCGGAGGATGAGAAGCGGGCGCTGTTCGCCGGCACGGCCGCGCGGGTCTACGGGATCGAGGACCTGCTCGCCTAA
- a CDS encoding nitronate monooxygenase family protein, translating into MPLPAPFDRLRLPVIGSPLFIVSGPELVIAQCKAGIIGSFPALNARPQTLLDEWLHQITEELAKHNRENPDRPAAPFAVNQIVHKSNDRLDADMATCEKWQVPMIITSLGAREDIFAAVRNWGGITMHDVINNRFARKAIEKGATGLIPVAAGAGGHAGTLSPFALMAEIREWFDGLVALSGSIAHGRSVLAAQALSADFAYIGSAWIATHEANADQGYKQGIVEGSAEGIVYTNLFTGVHGNYLRSSIESAGLDPDNLPVSDPSKMNFGSGGNTKAKAWKDIWGSGQGVGAVKAVESVEERVARLEAEYKAAKAALDAAAAPFA; encoded by the coding sequence ATGCCGCTTCCTGCCCCGTTCGACCGCCTGCGCCTGCCCGTCATCGGCTCGCCGCTGTTCATCGTGTCCGGCCCAGAACTGGTGATTGCCCAGTGCAAGGCCGGGATCATCGGCAGCTTTCCGGCGCTGAATGCAAGGCCGCAGACGCTGCTCGACGAATGGCTGCACCAGATCACCGAGGAACTAGCCAAGCACAATCGGGAAAACCCGGACCGCCCTGCAGCGCCGTTCGCAGTGAACCAGATCGTCCACAAGTCGAACGACCGGCTTGATGCGGACATGGCGACTTGCGAGAAGTGGCAGGTGCCGATGATCATCACCTCTCTTGGCGCGCGCGAAGATATCTTCGCTGCGGTCAGGAACTGGGGCGGGATCACCATGCACGACGTGATCAACAACCGCTTCGCCCGCAAGGCGATCGAGAAGGGTGCGACGGGCCTGATACCTGTGGCGGCAGGTGCCGGGGGCCATGCCGGCACGCTTTCTCCCTTCGCGCTGATGGCAGAGATTCGCGAGTGGTTCGACGGGCTGGTGGCGTTGTCGGGTTCGATCGCTCATGGCCGCTCCGTGCTGGCGGCACAGGCGCTGTCAGCCGACTTCGCCTATATCGGCAGCGCCTGGATCGCGACGCATGAGGCGAATGCCGACCAAGGTTACAAGCAGGGCATCGTCGAAGGCAGCGCCGAGGGGATCGTCTACACCAATCTCTTCACCGGGGTGCATGGCAACTACCTGCGCAGTTCCATCGAGAGCGCCGGGCTTGATCCGGATAATCTCCCCGTCAGCGACCCGTCGAAGATGAACTTTGGCAGCGGCGGCAACACCAAGGCCAAGGCGTGGAAAGACATCTGGGGCTCGGGTCAGGGTGTCGGCGCGGTGAAGGCTGTCGAGTCGGTAGAAGAAAGGGTTGCCCGGTTGGAGGCGGAATACAAAGCCGCCAAGGCAGCGCTGGATGCAGCAGCTGCGCCTTTCGCCTAA
- a CDS encoding flavodoxin family protein, with the protein MDNSQKLLIAWHSRTGASRAMAKAASEGAGPDAELMAAEAVGPEQLLAAGGYLFVCPENLASMSGAMKEMFDRCYYPVLGKIEGRPFATIIAAGSDGQGAQNQIDRISTGWRLRRVAKPLIICTHAQTIDAILAAKTIPPEDLAACRELGASLAAGIALGIF; encoded by the coding sequence ATGGACAACAGCCAGAAACTCCTGATCGCATGGCATAGCCGCACAGGTGCAAGCCGTGCCATGGCAAAAGCGGCTTCCGAGGGAGCCGGACCAGACGCAGAATTGATGGCGGCGGAAGCCGTTGGGCCCGAGCAACTTCTGGCGGCGGGTGGCTATCTCTTCGTTTGCCCCGAAAATCTCGCCAGCATGAGTGGGGCGATGAAGGAAATGTTCGATCGCTGCTATTATCCCGTCCTCGGCAAGATCGAAGGGCGCCCCTTTGCAACCATCATCGCTGCGGGATCGGACGGGCAGGGCGCGCAGAACCAGATCGACCGGATCTCCACCGGCTGGCGACTCCGCCGGGTTGCGAAGCCCTTGATCATATGTACGCATGCTCAAACCATCGACGCGATACTTGCTGCAAAGACGATTCCGCCCGAAGATTTGGCCGCATGCCGTGAGCTCGGAGCGTCTCTTGCAGCAGGAATAGCATTGGGAATCTTCTGA
- the recJ gene encoding single-stranded-DNA-specific exonuclease RecJ, producing MASRALSHVFGVSHSLSGRAWCWRGGNMEINGGVIGLEDDIVTQLLLSRGVDRNDLDRHRTPTLGGFLPDPSCFRDMDCAAERIAQAILARETITVYGDYDVDGATSAALLIRLMRMLGHEARYYIPDRLLEGYGPSGEALVKIGQEGSSLIVTVDCGAMAHEALSMARDAGVDVIVVDHHKCPPDLPPAIALVNPNRLDESDEAAAHGHLAAVGVAFLLAIALVRTLRQQGYFKDRAEPDIRGLLDLVALGTVADVAALHGLNRAFVAQGLKVMAKRHNTGMSALIDASRLKRAPVCSDLGFALGPRINAGGRVGESTLGVRLLTTEDQGEARAIAAQLSALNEERRAIEAEVQEAAEEQLAAQHNRAVHLLSGEGWHPGVIGIVAGRIKEKTGKPSLVVAVDRDKGEGKGSGRSIAGVDLGAAIIAAREQGLLVAGGGHAMAAGLTVAADKLDALGDWLDERLEGSVSRAMGEQKMTLDLAVSARGLTSDLVHSLERAGPYGVGWPGPRVAVGPVHVIKADIVGTDHLRLIAGGPDGGSIKAIAFRAASTEWGQAILHGARSRKLWLAGRVKIDDWGARPAAELHLEDAAWAD from the coding sequence ATGGCTTCGCGCGCACTATCCCACGTATTCGGTGTCTCGCACTCGCTCTCCGGGCGGGCATGGTGCTGGCGCGGGGGCAACATGGAGATCAATGGCGGCGTCATCGGGCTGGAAGACGATATCGTCACGCAGCTTCTGCTGTCCCGCGGTGTCGATCGTAACGACCTGGATCGGCACCGGACACCGACGCTGGGCGGTTTCCTGCCCGATCCGTCTTGTTTCCGTGACATGGACTGCGCTGCAGAGCGGATCGCCCAGGCAATCCTCGCTCGTGAAACCATCACCGTCTACGGCGATTACGACGTCGATGGTGCGACCAGCGCGGCGTTGCTGATCCGCCTGATGCGCATGTTGGGCCACGAGGCAAGGTATTACATCCCCGATCGCCTGCTCGAAGGTTACGGCCCCAGCGGTGAGGCACTGGTCAAGATCGGGCAGGAAGGGTCAAGCCTGATCGTTACCGTCGATTGCGGTGCGATGGCGCATGAAGCGCTCTCCATGGCGCGTGATGCCGGCGTAGACGTGATCGTCGTCGATCACCACAAGTGCCCGCCAGACCTGCCCCCTGCGATTGCGCTCGTGAACCCCAACCGGCTCGATGAAAGCGACGAAGCGGCTGCACACGGCCACCTTGCAGCAGTCGGGGTGGCTTTCCTGCTTGCGATTGCCTTGGTCCGCACACTTCGCCAGCAGGGATACTTCAAGGATCGGGCCGAGCCAGATATTCGCGGCCTGCTCGATCTGGTCGCGTTGGGCACGGTGGCGGATGTGGCCGCGCTCCATGGCCTCAACCGGGCCTTCGTCGCACAAGGCCTCAAAGTCATGGCCAAACGGCACAACACCGGCATGAGCGCGCTGATCGACGCGAGCCGGCTGAAGCGCGCACCGGTTTGCAGCGACCTTGGTTTCGCCTTGGGGCCACGCATCAACGCTGGCGGGCGGGTCGGTGAATCTACTCTGGGTGTTCGCCTCCTGACGACCGAAGATCAAGGCGAGGCTCGCGCCATTGCGGCCCAGCTCTCGGCGCTAAATGAAGAGCGCCGTGCGATTGAGGCCGAGGTACAGGAAGCGGCTGAAGAACAGCTTGCGGCACAACATAATCGTGCTGTGCACCTTTTGTCCGGCGAAGGTTGGCACCCGGGCGTGATCGGGATCGTTGCAGGACGGATCAAGGAAAAAACCGGCAAGCCGAGCCTGGTGGTCGCTGTCGACCGTGACAAAGGCGAAGGAAAGGGGTCGGGCCGGTCGATTGCCGGGGTCGATCTCGGCGCGGCAATCATCGCAGCGCGCGAGCAAGGCCTGCTGGTCGCCGGCGGAGGGCACGCTATGGCGGCGGGCCTTACGGTGGCGGCTGACAAGCTCGATGCGCTTGGTGACTGGCTCGACGAGCGTCTGGAGGGATCCGTAAGCCGCGCGATGGGCGAACAGAAGATGACACTCGATCTGGCGGTAAGCGCCCGCGGGCTTACGTCCGACCTGGTGCATTCGCTCGAGCGCGCGGGTCCCTATGGCGTTGGCTGGCCTGGCCCTCGCGTCGCGGTCGGCCCGGTACACGTGATAAAGGCCGACATCGTCGGTACGGATCACTTGCGGCTCATTGCTGGCGGACCCGATGGCGGTTCGATCAAGGCAATCGCTTTTCGCGCGGCCTCGACCGAATGGGGTCAGGCAATCCTGCACGGCGCGCGGAGCCGGAAACTATGGCTCGCTGGAAGGGTCAAGATCGACGATTGGGGTGCTCGTCCGGCGGCGGAATTGCACCTCGAAGATGCCGCCTGGGCCGATTGA
- a CDS encoding ATP-binding protein: protein MSEETSLPWAGVALAIATSLVLVFAGLDPVLGVLMFVVWLGSLMLSRPAPPPPQSQVEDATFSRAGLADMIEHSGTPLMLSERNRVIIANRAARELLGNHILEQDVRVALRHPEAIALMDRRQSGEAIITGLVRPKDIWNLSRYQMEGDVAVIELLNKTAEADISRAHTDFVANASHELRTPLASIIGYVETLEEDAGRMDAATSKKFLDTILREARRLQNLVSDLMSLSRIEAEKHERPQTPVLLNTVVEHASRDAAAPEGRLARLELDLEDSLTVAGDEQQLEQLVRNLVDNAYKYGGSDTPVTVRLSRAASGDAKLEVIDRGAGIAPEHIPHLTRRFYRTDPGRSLASGGTGLGLAIVKHIVQRHRGRLDISSEVGKGTTITARIPLITDRAG from the coding sequence ATGAGCGAAGAAACCTCCCTGCCCTGGGCCGGCGTCGCGCTGGCGATCGCGACTTCCCTCGTCCTGGTGTTCGCCGGGCTCGACCCGGTGCTGGGCGTGCTGATGTTCGTGGTCTGGCTGGGTTCGCTCATGCTTTCGCGCCCTGCTCCGCCACCACCTCAATCGCAGGTAGAAGACGCGACATTCTCTCGTGCCGGATTGGCCGACATGATCGAACACTCGGGCACCCCGTTGATGTTGAGCGAACGCAATCGGGTGATTATCGCCAACCGCGCGGCGCGGGAGCTGCTGGGCAATCATATCCTGGAGCAGGATGTCAGGGTCGCCCTGCGCCATCCTGAAGCAATTGCACTGATGGACCGCCGTCAATCGGGTGAGGCGATCATTACCGGCCTCGTTCGGCCGAAGGATATCTGGAATCTCAGCCGCTACCAGATGGAAGGCGATGTCGCGGTCATCGAACTGCTCAACAAGACCGCAGAAGCCGATATCAGCCGCGCGCATACCGATTTCGTTGCCAACGCCAGCCATGAACTGCGCACGCCGCTGGCCTCGATCATCGGCTATGTCGAAACCCTCGAGGAAGATGCCGGGCGAATGGATGCGGCAACGTCGAAGAAATTCCTCGACACGATCCTGCGCGAGGCAAGGCGCCTGCAGAATCTCGTCAGCGACCTCATGTCGCTTTCGCGGATCGAAGCGGAGAAGCATGAACGACCCCAGACACCTGTCTTGCTCAATACCGTGGTCGAGCATGCCTCGCGCGATGCGGCAGCCCCCGAAGGTCGGCTCGCGCGTCTAGAGCTGGACCTTGAGGATTCGCTCACCGTCGCAGGAGACGAGCAGCAGCTGGAGCAGCTCGTCAGGAACCTCGTCGACAATGCCTACAAGTATGGCGGTTCCGATACTCCTGTCACGGTCCGGCTCTCCCGGGCAGCCAGTGGCGACGCCAAACTCGAAGTGATCGATCGCGGGGCAGGCATTGCTCCCGAACATATCCCGCACCTTACCCGGCGTTTCTATCGGACTGATCCAGGGCGAAGTCTCGCCTCGGGCGGTACCGGGCTGGGCCTCGCCATCGTCAAGCACATCGTGCAGCGACACCGCGGTCGGCTCGATATTTCCAGCGAGGTTGGAAAGGGGACCACGATCACCGCGCGCATTCCCCTTATCACCGATCGTGCAGGTTGA
- the pstC gene encoding phosphate ABC transporter permease subunit PstC, with protein MSPAFLILLALGLGLLGWLAGRARAWTFLRDPASGNVLSRPNYHAWYVALWVGIPMLLFAAVWSALSPMLVLQSVLASPAAQELPAFGLQRETMLAEARAVATGAAPGVFNREAEGLVEPFRAALSFYNMIGLALAAAIAVICGVWSYTRLKPKFHARNRVEGVVMGILLLASLVAILTTFGILASLVFETIRFFGMVSPVDFLFGTSWNPDPMASATAEQGHRYGAIPLFWGTIFIGAIIAMIVAIPLGLMSAIYLTQYASPSWRKWLKPALEILAGVPTVVYGYFAALTVAPAIRDIAKTMGVGNASSESALAAGLVMGVMIIPFVSSMADDSIAAVPQSMRDGSLAMGATKSETIKRVLIPAALPGIVAGIMLAISRAIGETMIVVMAASTAANLTANPLEAMTTVTVQIVALLTGEGSFDHPATLSAFALGFVLFMVTLGLNFFALSVVKRFREAYE; from the coding sequence ATGTCGCCTGCGTTTCTGATCCTGCTGGCCCTCGGGCTGGGCCTGTTGGGCTGGCTCGCCGGTCGCGCGCGCGCATGGACTTTCCTGCGCGATCCCGCGTCCGGCAACGTCCTGTCGCGGCCCAACTATCACGCATGGTACGTAGCCCTTTGGGTAGGCATCCCGATGCTGCTGTTCGCAGCCGTGTGGAGCGCGCTGTCGCCCATGCTGGTTCTGCAGTCGGTGCTTGCGAGCCCGGCGGCGCAAGAACTGCCCGCATTCGGCCTCCAGCGCGAGACCATGTTGGCAGAAGCCCGGGCGGTTGCGACAGGCGCAGCGCCAGGTGTCTTCAACCGGGAAGCAGAGGGACTGGTCGAGCCGTTCCGGGCCGCCCTTAGTTTCTACAACATGATCGGACTCGCCCTTGCCGCCGCAATCGCGGTAATCTGCGGAGTATGGTCCTACACAAGGCTCAAGCCCAAGTTCCACGCCCGCAACCGGGTTGAAGGCGTGGTGATGGGCATCCTGTTACTGGCGTCGCTGGTGGCGATCCTGACCACATTCGGCATCCTCGCCAGCCTGGTGTTCGAGACAATTCGCTTCTTCGGTATGGTCTCGCCGGTAGATTTCCTGTTCGGCACCAGTTGGAACCCGGATCCGATGGCCAGCGCGACCGCCGAGCAGGGACATCGTTACGGCGCAATCCCGCTGTTCTGGGGTACCATATTCATCGGCGCCATCATCGCCATGATCGTGGCTATCCCGCTTGGACTGATGAGCGCGATCTACCTTACGCAGTACGCAAGCCCATCGTGGCGCAAGTGGCTCAAGCCGGCGCTCGAGATCCTCGCCGGGGTGCCCACCGTGGTCTATGGCTACTTCGCCGCCCTGACTGTCGCCCCGGCCATTCGCGATATTGCGAAGACAATGGGTGTCGGCAACGCATCCAGCGAAAGCGCACTTGCTGCAGGCCTTGTCATGGGCGTGATGATCATTCCTTTCGTCTCGTCGATGGCCGACGACAGCATCGCCGCCGTTCCGCAATCGATGCGAGATGGCAGCCTGGCAATGGGCGCGACGAAGTCGGAAACGATCAAGCGGGTCCTCATCCCAGCCGCCCTGCCCGGTATCGTGGCCGGGATCATGCTGGCGATCAGCCGCGCCATCGGGGAAACCATGATCGTGGTCATGGCGGCTTCGACAGCAGCCAACCTGACGGCCAACCCGCTCGAAGCCATGACCACCGTGACGGTGCAGATCGTCGCCCTGCTGACCGGTGAAGGCAGCTTCGACCATCCCGCCACGCTGAGCGCCTTCGCCCTCGGCTTCGTCCTCTTCATGGTTACGTTGGGGCTCAACTTCTTTGCCCTCAGCGTCGTCAAGCGGTTCCGTGAAGCCTATGAATGA
- the pstA gene encoding phosphate ABC transporter permease PstA, with amino-acid sequence MNDTVSPPRAPTRTAAFEKRLKQRYAAERRFKWIGFGAIAFSITILVLLLGNMLISGVAGFQRDELRVPINLAASGVSADPSLLAAPGAAQSLQLQGLPQVVEAAAEAELGAAGAAGLSGEAWREVADAIIANPDLIKDETIFWLPASGDLAQAMDGEGTPETLQLAKTLSDQGKLDARFDSGFLTRSDATDPQMVGIWGALKGSILTMIVTLLFAFPIGVMAAVYLEEYAKKNRWTDIIEVSINNLAAVPSIIFGLLGLAVFLWMFPNMRSAPLIGGLTLALMTMPVIVISGRNAIKAVPPSIRDGALAIGASPVQVVFHHVLPLALPGILTGTIIGMARALGETAPLLMIGMRAFVATPPDGFTSPATVLPVQIFLWSDEIDTGFIERTSAAIIVLLLFLLVMNGLAIYLRNKFEKTW; translated from the coding sequence ATGAATGATACGGTTTCCCCTCCCCGGGCCCCAACCCGCACTGCGGCATTCGAAAAACGGCTGAAGCAGCGCTATGCTGCCGAGCGCCGCTTCAAATGGATCGGTTTCGGGGCGATTGCCTTCTCGATCACTATTCTGGTGCTGTTGCTTGGCAATATGCTGATAAGCGGTGTGGCCGGTTTCCAGCGCGACGAGCTGCGGGTGCCGATCAATCTGGCCGCCTCGGGGGTCTCGGCCGATCCCAGTCTGTTGGCCGCACCCGGCGCAGCCCAGTCGCTGCAATTGCAAGGTCTCCCGCAGGTCGTCGAAGCGGCAGCGGAAGCGGAACTTGGTGCCGCCGGCGCGGCAGGGCTGAGTGGTGAAGCCTGGCGCGAAGTAGCCGACGCGATTATTGCGAACCCGGATCTGATCAAGGACGAGACGATCTTCTGGTTGCCTGCCTCGGGTGATCTCGCGCAGGCCATGGACGGTGAAGGGACGCCGGAAACACTGCAACTGGCCAAGACGCTTTCCGACCAGGGTAAGCTGGACGCCCGGTTCGATAGCGGCTTCCTGACCCGTTCCGACGCGACCGATCCGCAGATGGTCGGCATCTGGGGCGCGCTCAAGGGCTCGATCCTGACCATGATCGTGACCTTGCTGTTCGCCTTCCCCATCGGTGTCATGGCCGCAGTCTATCTCGAGGAATACGCCAAAAAGAACCGCTGGACCGACATTATCGAGGTTTCGATCAACAATCTCGCAGCGGTGCCGTCTATCATCTTCGGCTTGCTCGGGCTGGCGGTGTTCCTGTGGATGTTCCCGAACATGCGTTCGGCCCCGCTTATCGGCGGCTTGACCCTGGCGCTCATGACCATGCCGGTGATCGTCATTTCGGGCCGCAACGCGATCAAAGCGGTTCCGCCGTCGATCCGTGATGGTGCGCTCGCCATCGGCGCGTCGCCGGTGCAGGTGGTGTTCCATCACGTCCTGCCGCTCGCCCTGCCCGGCATCCTGACTGGCACCATCATCGGCATGGCGCGGGCGCTGGGTGAGACTGCGCCGCTGCTGATGATTGGCATGCGTGCGTTCGTCGCCACTCCACCGGACGGTTTCACCTCTCCGGCCACTGTCCTGCCGGTGCAGATATTCCTCTGGTCCGATGAGATCGACACAGGATTCATCGAGCGCACCAGCGCCGCCATTATCGTGCTATTGCTGTTCCTCCTCGTGATGAACGGCCTCGCCATTTATCTCCGCAACAAGTTCGAGAAGACCTGGTGA
- the pstB gene encoding phosphate ABC transporter ATP-binding protein PstB yields MEQPSNPKMRATDVSVYYADKQAINNVSIAIPAQYVTAFIGPSGCGKSTFLRALNRMNDTIASARVEGLIELDGEDIYGNAMDVVQLRARVGMVFQKPNPFPKSIYDNIAYGPTIHGLANDKTELDAIVERSLVRAGLWNEVKDRLQESGTALSGGQQQRLCIARAIAVDPEVILMDEPCSALDPIATAKIEELIDELQGNYAIVIVTHSMQQAARVSQRTAFFHLGAMVEYGPTEEIFTNPLEERTKDYITGRYG; encoded by the coding sequence ATGGAACAGCCGTCCAACCCCAAGATGCGGGCGACGGACGTGTCGGTCTATTACGCCGACAAGCAGGCGATCAACAACGTCTCGATCGCGATCCCGGCGCAATATGTAACGGCCTTCATCGGCCCGTCGGGTTGCGGCAAGTCGACTTTTCTGCGCGCGCTGAACCGTATGAACGATACCATTGCCTCGGCCCGGGTCGAAGGTCTGATCGAGCTCGACGGAGAGGATATCTACGGCAACGCAATGGACGTGGTGCAATTGCGCGCCCGCGTCGGCATGGTGTTCCAGAAGCCGAACCCTTTCCCGAAGTCGATTTACGACAACATCGCCTATGGCCCGACGATCCACGGCCTTGCCAATGACAAGACCGAACTCGACGCCATCGTCGAACGGTCACTGGTCCGGGCCGGCTTGTGGAACGAGGTAAAGGACAGGCTGCAGGAATCGGGCACGGCTCTGTCAGGCGGTCAACAGCAGCGCCTGTGCATTGCGCGCGCCATCGCAGTGGATCCCGAGGTCATCCTGATGGACGAACCCTGCTCGGCGCTGGATCCTATCGCTACGGCAAAGATCGAGGAGCTGATCGACGAGTTGCAGGGCAACTACGCCATCGTCATCGTGACCCATTCGATGCAGCAGGCCGCGCGCGTGTCGCAACGCACGGCATTCTTCCACCTCGGCGCGATGGTGGAGTACGGGCCGACCGAAGAAATCTTCACGAACCCGCTGGAAGAGCGTACAAAAGACTACATCACCGGACGGTACGGATAA